TATGTCTAGATGCTTTGGAGATTTTTGCTTGAAAGATTATGGCCTCAACTCAATCCCTGAAGTTGCTATCAGAAAGCTTACGGACGATGATGAGTTTGTGGTTCTAGCAACCGACGGGGTAAGGATAAATTGAAGAatgcaaaaaaggaaaaagaaagagagagagagactattTATGTCAATGTGGTTTGAACATGTCGAAGTTACATTGAAGCAATTTTAACACTGGGGTTAATGTTTGGTCTTTCTATTTGGTATTATATCAACTTGAATTCATTTGAGGAAATTATTTTTGCAGGTGTGGGATGTATTGACAAACAATGAGGTGATAAAGATAGTTGCTTCTGCAAGGAGGAGATCCATGGCTGCTAAACTGTTAGTATGTCACGCCGTTcaaacttggagaagcaaatatCCTGGTTGCAGTGTTGACGACTGCACTGCTATATGTTTTTTCTTCAAGAGCCGACGTTTGTTAACTAAATCCTTGTCCGAAATACCTCCAGCCAGCGTTACTCACTCCCAGCTTGGTGACATAGCTTCCACTGAGGTTGCAGTTTATCGCAGCTGTAGATCCTTTAAAAGCGAGAGAGAACCCGAATCTCTAAATGACAAGATCGCTCTATCCTCCAAGGAAGGTGGTTGTCCTGTAGAAGAGGTGAATACAGTAGATTCAATCACAAAGCGCCCTAGAGTTCCTGGTGTTTTGACTCGGAGAAAAACGTTGAAGGATCTTGATGATGTGGAAGCTTCATGATGATCTCCTAAAATCTTGTATGAACTCTAATGGTATTTTATCTGGGATATTTGCATCTTTGAGAGTCTGTTCAATATAAAGAAACAGAAGCTCAAACATTGTTGtatcccaaaaagaaaaaatgaattgTCAGTACTTGTACTATTTATTAGGAATCCAATGGAAAATTTGTAGTAAATTCGTATGTTCTTATCATCAAGTAGCACACACAGTAAAGTCTTGGCAAATACTAGTAGGCCTTATATCGTACCTCTCTTTCTCACTAGCTTCTTCTTTATATTGCATTTTTGACATGTAAACCAGATGTGAAGATCTCTCTGGGGTCTCAATCTTGTTTCTCCAGAAAAGACAGAATCATGCATGGCGGAGCATATAGTGTTTTTTTCTGTGGCAGATTCTGAAAATGCCGAAGCTTAATATACTGCAATGTTCTAAGTTGATGTACCAAATTAGACGCAACTGTTCCAATTCCATTTTCATTAGTCAATATGGTCAGTTTTTTGAAGCGCAATCTATGAAACAATACAAAGTGACGTTTCTTAGTTCTGCTGCAGAATTTGCAGCAGAAATGACTTCTTTCGTGTTTTGGATTGAGACAATGAAATAGTGAAGATAATGACATAACCTGTCATAGAATAACCAACCATTATTCAGGATTTTATGCTCGTGCGGGCCTGACGGCCCgagtttagattcatatcgaatgttcaaagggCAAACTTATACAATGTTGTTTTTGGTTaccaaattaaaacaaagcataatTCATCCTCCACCACGATAACAACTTTGGTTGAAGTCAATTTGCAGAAAAGTCTATAATTTTAAATCATTTGtaacttatttgaatgaaaATAGAGTAATGTTATGAATTATACATAATATAAAGTCATGGAAAGTGAAATATCTAAAACTGAATTGAATGCTAATTTCATGGTACATGGTCTCTCCTTGTCATATTTGAGACAAGTCCTTCCTGTCCAGTCTTCTTGCACTAATCTCGGCTTCAAGATACATTCTTATGAAGGCCACAAACAACACAACAGAAAAAAGGCTCCACCACAAAACTCCTCCATCAACTTTCTTCCTCTCCATTCCCACAATCTCCCCTTCTCTTCTTACTCGGCAAAGAACGAAAGAAAATCATTGTGGCAAGGCAAATCAGATTATGAATTCATCATCATTTACTGCAAATGTTACGCTAGGAACAAGAAATGTCACCATATTCTGCGAACCATTCACAAAGCTCGGAAAATATAGCTTGGGTGAAGATCTTACTCACTTTCCCCTTCAACTTTTGATGCTGCAGGTTGGTTTAGTAACTACCGTAACGATTTTTCTGCAGTTTTTCCTCCAGCCTTTTGGACAACCCAGTTTTGTCCCACAGGTCCTGGTAAGATCCGACATTCATCAAAATGACAAATCATTGATACTATGAACATCATATGTCATAATTTATGTTTGTTGACTGATTTGGAATAATCTGCCATTGCTGGTCTTTGTGCTTGCAGGGAGGGATTGCAGTTGGTCCATCGTTTTTAGCCCGCGATGAACGTTACAAGCGGAAGTTTTTTTCACCAAGAAGTGAGATTGTGCTTGATGTATGCGAAGCAATGGGATTCACCTTCTTTGTTTTCCTGCTCAGCGTGCGcctggatttaacaattctcaagaAATGTGGGAATCTTGCAGTTTTAATAGGCTTCACCTCCTTCATATTTCCATTAATAATAACCTTATTCGCTGCTCACTTGTTGAGGAGAATCGTTCAATTAGACGAAGAAGTTCAAAAGAGTCTCACAATTATTGCCACCCTTGTATCCACTACTTCTTTTCATGtagttcttcatcttctcaCGGATCTCAATCTTCTCAACTCTGAATTAGGCCGTCTCGCTCTCTCTTCTTCGATGATCAGTGGCTTTGTCAGTGGGATTTTTCTAATAATTACCCTTGCTTTGAAAGATGCTTTGGAGACCAGCGCAACATCAATGCTCTTAATGCAGTTAACCAAAGTTTCTATGATCCTAATTAGTGTTTTCATCCTCCGTCGAATAATGCTCTGGATGATGAGACGTACTCCTGATGGGAAACCATTGAAAGAATCATACACTATTGCAATCAATATAATGGTTCTAGTGTTTTCTCTATGGGGAGAATACACAGGACAACATTACTTCGTTGGACCAATAATTTTAGGCTTGGCAACACCAGAAGGCCCTCCAATGGGATCGAGTTTATCAGACAAGATTGGTTGCTTTGTCTCAGCTGTGCTCATGCCTTGTTATACCATTAATTTGGGCAGAAGGGTTGATACATTTCTTGTTAGCTTTCAGAATTTTGCAGTTATAGAGTTTCTGTTCGTTATATCTAGTACAGTGAAATTTGCAGCTGTCATGATTCCCTCAGTACTCTATTACAACATGCCTTTCTTGGATGGACTCGCCCTTGGTTTCCTCCTCAATTGCAAAGGCTTGGTTGATATACAAATTTTTGAACGAGCAAGGCAGGTCAAGGTAAAGAAAACTCCCAAGTATTGAACTGCTAGCTTGTATTGGATGGTTCTGAACATTTTATCTTTCAGTAACTAATTAAGAAGTATATTTTTGCAGGGTGTGGATACTGAGGTTTTCAGCATCATCGTCTTCTCCGCCTTGTTTCAGTCGGCCATTCTCACACCGTTGGTTAAAGCTGTGTATGATCCTTCAAGAAGATATGTGGCCTACACAAGACGCACCATTCAACACTGCAAGAGAAACACAGAGCTTCGAATCATCGCCTGTATTCACGAACAGGAAAATGTCCCAACACTTATCACAATCCTTGAAGCCTCCAATCCCACCAGAGAAAACCCAATTGGCGTCTATGTATTGAACCTGGAAGGACTTGTTGGAACCGCATTGCCTCTACTCATACAACACAACTACGAGTCCTCTTCACAACCCCACAAACAAACCAAAACTCATCACATTTTCAATGCCTTCCGACAGTATGAGTTTCGAAACCAAGGCCTTGTCATGGTCCAATGCTTCACAGCCATTGCACCTTCCACTACAATGCACGAAGATGTCTGCTCCATGGCACTAGAAAAATGTGCTTCCTTAGTTATTATTCCATTTCAAACCTACGATAGCCCCACAattagaacactaaacaaaatGGTACTGCAAAAGGCACCTTGCTCTGTCTGTATACTCTTCGATCGCGGACAGTTTGGCGAATCCAGGTCCACGTTTACCGCTCAACTAACAACAAACGTTTGCATTATCTACTTAGGAGGTCCCGATGATCACGAGACACTAGCATTTGGTGCAAGAATGGCAGAGCATCCGAGTGTTAGGCTTACAGTGTTAAGGTTGGTAGCTATTAGACCACATTCGGGTGATTTGTTCGAGAAAAGGCGAGATTCAAACATAATCAATGACTTCAGGATTAGCAACAGGGATAATGATAATGTTGAGTACAGAGAGGAGAGTGTAACGGAAGGAGCGGACACGGCAAGGCTGCTGCGTTCGTGGGGTTATAACGATTATGATCTGGTCATGGTTGGAAGGAGACATGACAATGATTCGCCGTTACTGTCGGGATTATCAATGTGGAGTGAGATTGAGGAGCTTGGTGTAGTTGGAGACTTGTTAGCTTCTTCAGATTCTCAGTGTACGGCATCTGTACTTATAGTCCAGCAACAAGCTTCAGTTGTACAGGAaatgcttcaaagttcaaaacatACAGTCCGGACTCCCTGAAgggtttaaatattttttatcttccagtttgtttgttttttttgggttcacTTGTTAGTATAGATCTTAAATGGTATATACAAATTCAGTTGTTATGATTTAACAAATCTTTTCATCGTCTCTACATCTAAATAGGGAAACGCTGCCGAGTTACCAAACTGAAACAAATTTTGACCAGTTGGTGATGAAAATGGAAAATGGCTCTCTTTCGGTAATGACATTGACATGTTATTATACTAACCCCTATGTCTCCTTCTTGCGAGCTTAGTTGTTGAAATTATCTGTCCAAACACACTAGCAATGTTGTCATCTTCGAGTTTATCGGTTCATTGTAGATACATCGGGCCAACAAGATTTGTTCTTCGTGGATGGTCTCCAACGATACTTGAGCTCATAAAATGCGTTGTTAATATGAGAGGATAAGAACTTTGCTTATAAGATATTCggctgagtttttttttttttttatcaagcaCACCAACATAGATTACACACCACACCATGATAGaccaaaaaaatgatttggAGGATCATGACCGTTATGCAATCAGCATTGAAACTCCGAAAAAAAATGCGTGGGAATGCTGCCCGAAAGCTTCAAAGCAGCTGCCCATTTGGCGAAAACATCCGCCCAGGCATTTTGTTGACTGTTAATCTTCACAACACTCCATTTCTGAATGCGATTCAATTTAATACTTGTGTCCTCAATCAAATTCTCAATAGCCCAATTGGAAACCTACTCAGGTCGAGCAACTGCATTAACGACAGACATATATGGGATTATATTGTTTACAGTAGTGGTGACCATTCCTGGAAATGGTATCTACCATTATCTGAAAACAATCAACAACATGTCAGACCCGTTGAAGTTCCTTATGGGATTGCGTGCCTCAATTTGGGCCGAGCTCATTCAACATGATTGAAACATATCAATCGGCCCAGCACATGCCATCGGCCTAATAGAAATCCGAGGCCCATTTAAATACTGCATGAGCATTTTTATTAGCTTTCCGTTGACGAATACTATTGAGATTTGGGATTTGAGCCCCACTAAAACACAAACGTTGTTGATTTACTGGACATATAACGTAATCCTCTAAGTAGGATTGAATGATTGATTGATATAATCATCGCTAAACTGATTAAATCTCGTATCAATATCAATAAATGTTGTTACAGTAACCAATTATAATTCGTCTTAATTGATATAATTCCTTTAATAGAATGTCAAAAAAATCAACTCTTCCACATCAGTGCGAGTTTGACCCCCCACGCACGCCGCCTCATACGCCAGAAATTTAGTTTTGCATAAAACATGTCGTCGTCATTTCGATTAATTAAGGAAACAAATATCAATAATTATTAGGAAACGTTATGATTAGAGGTAATAAATTGGTGGGTGCCCGGCTGTAATGTAttttataggtaataaaaaattttattttcatttttaaaaatcataaatatgtagtatttttcataaggaatccaacggtatattttttatttgaaacaaaaatcaaattcatcgtgatcaaaacattgaatattttgagtttatatccgatggtctagaattgttgtgtctttttcatgttgaatttgatttttgtttctaacaaaaaatatatcgttgtgttcgttgcgataaacactacatatttatgatttttaaaaataaaaataaaaatttttaatgtcaaaaaagtatattacagtggggtctgctgtaaaaaaattacgGCAGACCCCGGGCTTCCTAAATTGGTAGTGTTGGTATCAAACTATATGATCTCTTGAATCAAAAACATAGCTCAACATCAAGCCAAGTTGGATAACAAGTTCTCTCAAGAACAAAATCCGATTACCAATAAGAAAAGCACTTTTCgtacttgtatatatatacatgtactcGTCTCAAATTTTCTACTTTGTTTTCTCTGAACAGTTTCCATAGCGTTTATTGCTTCTTGGTTTTCTCTCTTTCACGTACAGTCTCATTGGTTAGGTTCTTTGTGAGAGAATATGGCTGGAGGAGGAGGTGTAGTGATTGCCAGAGGAGGTAGGGAGTATGCAGGAAGGCTAACACCTTTCGTCCTCGCAACATGTATTGTTGCGGCCATGGGAGGTCTTATCTTCGGATACGACATCGGAATTTCAGGTTCGTAATTAATACCAACACTGCAAAATTTTATTCTATCTTTCTGGGTtttattcttcttgttcttgatctGCCATGGTAGCATGTGGAACTCTGTTATGTTATTATCAATCTATCATACTGATATTGTCAAAAACATCTGTTCAATTACTTAATCATTCTTTAACATTCTGTTTGTGTACTAAACTCGATCAATATATGGAATTTGAGATATTTAATACAAAAACACTGGAAATTTTAGTAGATTTTCCCGTTTTGTTCCTATAGTTTTCGCATGCGAAACCCTGTTAATTATTTACAACTTGGTCTAATACTCTGTATGTGGCATTATTGATTAATTTATGGACTTTGTAGGCGGTGTTACGTCTATGCCATCCTTCCTGAGCAAGTTCTTCCCTTCTGTGTACCGGAAGCAGCAAGAAGAATCGACGACGAACCAGTACTGTCAGTACAATAGCCAAACACTAACCATGTTCACGTCGTCTCTCTACTTGGCTGCTCTTGCATCATCACTAGTAGCATCGACTATTACACGTAAATTTGGACGAAAATTATCAATGCTGTTTGGTGGTTTACTCTTCTTTGCTGGAGCTCTTGTTAATGGTTTTGCAAAAGCTGTTTGGATGCTAATACTGGGTCGACTTTTACTCGGTTTCGGTATTGGTTTTGCCAATCAAGCCGTGCCTCTCTACCTCTCCGAGATGGCTCCGTGTAAATACAGAGGTGCATTTAATAATGGATTCCAGTTATCAATCACAGTTGGTATTTTGATGGCCAATGTGTTGAACTATTTCTTCGCAAAAATTAAGGGCGGTTGGGGCTGGCGTTTGAGTTTGGGTGGTGCCATGGTCCCTGCACTTATCATCACAATTGGATCTTTAATCCTCCCGGACACTCCTAACTCTATGATTGAACGCAACCAGCACGATGAGGCTAAAGAGAAACTCAAGAAGATTCGTGGCGTTGAAGACGTTGATGAGGAATTCAACGATCTTGTTAATGCGAGTATTGCATCAAAGAAAGTGGAAGATCCTTGGAGAAAATTGTTGCAGAGGAAGTACAGACCACACCTCTCTATGGCTATATTGATTCCATTCTTTCAACAATTCACTGGAATCAATGTGATTATGTTCTATGCGCCTGTTCTGTTCAATACAATTGGATTTGGAAACAATGCTTCGCTCATGTCTGCTGTGATCACTGGTTTGGTTAACGCGTCTGCAACTTTGGTCTCAATTTGCAGAGTTGATAAGTGGGGTAGGAGGAAACTTTTCTTAGAGGGTGGAGCTCAGATGTTTGTTTGTCAAATCGTCGTCGCAGTCTGCATTGCCGTTAAATTTGGAGTGGATGGTAATCCTGGTGTTTTGCCACAGTGGTATGCAATTCTTGTGGTGTTTTTCATATGCGTGTATGTGGCTGGATTTGCGTGGTCATGGGGTCCGTTAGGTTGGTTGGTGCCTAGTGAAATTTTCCCACTGGAAATCAGATCAGCTGCTCAGAGTCTTAATGTCGCAGTCAACATGGTTTTCACATTTGTGGTTGCTCAGATCTTCTTAACAATGCTTTGCCACTTGAAGTTTGGTTTGTTCATCTTCTTTGCCGTCTTTGTGGTCGTGATGTCTGCCTTTGTGTACTTCTTCCTGCCTGAGACAAGAGGTATTCCGATTGAAGAGATGAGCCAGGTATGGAGGAGGCATTGGTATTGGTCGCGGTTTGTGATTGATGATTGCGCAAACGGAGACGTTGAGATGGGGAAGGCGAATGGAAGTTCAACAATCGTATGATCGAAGCTCCATTAGCTTATAGCTTTTGATATTTTCAGTTCAAGTTTCAGTTTTTTAATAGGAGGtagttttagcttttgataTTTTGTATACAGTCTATATATTTCTTCGCTTTCAGTGTTGGTTTTTCTCAGCTTTTATATGTAGTAATGAATGATTATCtcagcttttaaagttttggttTTTACTGATTAGTAAGTCACGAATTACACGTGAAAGAAAAAACATTCTGACAAGGGTaagcccaaaaacgtgaaagaatAATTAGAGTTCACTTTATTGAATCACAAGTCACACATAACCCAGTGGACCGAAACAGCCCATGGAGTCATGGGTCATTTAAAATTTGGGTTTGAGAATCAATCCCAGGTTAAGCTGGAAGATAAACCAACAAGTTTCAAAACTTATTTTTAAACTCAGTAGATAAACGAGTTGAGCTTGAACAAGAGTGCATTCGGTTATGTTCATGAAGAGCCTCGGTTAAGTGCTTAGTGGTTcgtgaaaaaacttgtttaaaatatattattaagcTTACTCTTTTGATTAATTTGCTCACGAACAAGTTTGATAAGTAACTCGTGAACATGCTCGTTATTAACTTTACAAAAACGTGCGCAAACTCCTTTATATTAATCAAACTAAGCTTAACTAACCTTTTTCTTCATCAGAGTAGATATTGTAAATTTTAAGGGACGACGCAACCTCAAATTCCCCGAGAACAGAGGCCCAGACCATCCTCCTTTCTACAGGATTTGCGAAAACCATATTCGTACCAAAAGTGACACCGACAAATCAGAGAGAATCAAATCATTCAATGTATAGTCGCTTTTTTACACAACCTCACACACGTTATGACGCAGGACCCGTGACTCTCTGCTCTTTTCACCGTTTGAGTTACTCATCACCACATCATCAAAGTTAAAACCTTACACAACCAGGTACAGAGTCCACCCACCCAACCAATTTTTTGCTTTTTCAGAAAAGCCAAATACACAAAGAGGACCGATCATTGAACTTCCAAACAGATTTTGCATTCATCCCGGCAGAAACTCCCATTTCAGGTCCAAAGACAGGCCAGACACAGATTGCCGTTTCTCACCATTTCATCATCAGCAGCAGAGCGTAGATCCACTTTTTTCAGATACCCACAATACcacaagacaaaacaaaagatcTCTTCCTTATGTTGTGTGATTGATCCCTAATTTTCACGTCCTATTCTGGATGATTCAGAGACTCGTCAGGCAAAAAGCCAAGAAGAGTGAACTTTTTCACATCTTTCTATATATTAATTAAGCCATATAATAACCGCAGTACCATCAGTTCTTATACATAATACCAATTACTAGTTTTACTAACATTAACACCAACAAACTTGAACCAAATTAGATGAAAACACATACAAAGGACCACCCAGAACACAGTGTTTAGTTAATGAAACTCTTGAACTCCTAGTTAAGCTAAACAACAGTAGATTTTCGGACAAAGTAGCGGTATGCGGCCACCTTTTTCCTCCTGGAGGCAGAGTTGTCCACACAGAGAACCATTTTTCCTGCTTCTTTAGATGTGAAGGAGTTGTGAACTGCTTCCTCTGATGGACCCATTTTCCTTTGCTTCTCCACTGCTATGGTGTAACTACCCTCTGAATTGGGCACAAATTCAGCACTGTATTCCAAGTCCCATCCACCCACCACTATGTCCCATGTTATAGTCGCACCAGCCTAAATTACCCACATCGATATTATTAGAAATTCTCACAACCCATTTCAACTCAACACaaacaatataaaaaaattgcaagaaaaagaagataaacGTTAAAGTTCTAAAAGAGGGTGGTGATTTCATGGCAATTGCAGAAAAAGCTGGAAAATAAAGGAAAGTAGTGTGGTTCAATAAAGGTGCACAAGAGTGAACCTCAATGCCTTCAATTTGAATGttcactctctctcctcctttgaCAGTGAACTCACTACTCAGAGGCTGGTTTGGGTGGGCCATTCTCTAAATCGCTGGTTCGACTCAGTCCACCATACTGGACTGGAACGTCCTCTGGCCTGATAAATCTGGCAACAAACATAAAAAGCCATTGCGCTTAAGCAACTTAAAATGGCATATATATTGTAAAGGGTAGAAACTAAATTAACCAGAACAAACAAGGAAACAAATAACCCAAAAGAAACCACAAAATCCAACCAACAAATCAGTAATCGAACGAAGGAAATCAACCCATTTGAAACTCACTTGTACAAAGTCTCGGTAACATTTCCTTCCCTGGAGATCACAAACTTGCTCTTGGTCCTCTGAGTTAAGAAGGGACTGAACATTGAATATATGACGCTGAAGTACCATGGTACATTGATGAAGATCTAGTCcaaaagaaacagaaacagaaacaaaaacaaaatagtaCATAAGACCGAGCTCAGTCTACCAAAATAAGCAAATCGGGAACCAAAGTAGTATTCACCTTACGAGCCACCATTTCAGGGTAATTATcctgaaacagagagagaatgtGATTTGAAGCAACCCTGAGTTCTCGTTTGGGCATGTCTTTAAGATCAGTAACCTGAATAATGGAGTTAATTCCACCAGGCTTAAAGTGCAATAGCTTAATCCCTCTCTCAAGAACCTTAACTCTCCATCTCAAAAACTTCTTCAGCTTCTCTTCGTCCCCAAAAATCCTCTCATACATCTCTTTATCCCTAAAAACCCCATAAGCATTGTAACATATAGGGTGTCCTTCCTTGTCATAACCGTGCATATAAGCCACAACACCTTCCAActccttaaaccctaaatcctccTCTACGACGCAGTCTGCCCCAAATTCCTTCCTCCAACCCAAACACTTCACGAGCATATTATACGAGTCCAGGACCCTGAAATCCCGGGCTCGCAAGAACTTTAACAGTATCACATCGGCCTTTTCGTCGCCGTTCAAGAGAGGAATCCCCCACATTGAGCACTCAGTGGGCTCAGAAGAGGCAGCCAGCTTCTCTTTCAGCTCTTGAAGTGATTTCTTTTCGGCGGGCTTGAGATGGGATATGAAGTAGGTGTCTTCTTTGAAGGAAGGAGTGCGAATTGTGGCTGATTCCATTAAGGTAGTGACGAAGTTCTTCTTGGAAGGTTTTGGTGAGGCTTCTGGTAATGGGTCTGGGTACAGAGACTGCTGGATTGAGATAGGCGATGCTGAATCCATTTTTGAGAAAGACCCAGATGGAATCTCTTCAACAAAATGCACAATGTGAAGAGTTTGATAGTATGTTTGTAGAGTGGAGGGTGAAGTGCACGGAAAGCACTACTTTCGATTCTCTGTCTTGCAGAATCGTTGTCGAGTAGAAGACGAAAGAAGCCTCACCGGAGGAAACAACAAAACAGTTTAGGACCAAAGTGTGATACAACTGACAAATAGAAACGCAGATTAAGTCTCACCAAGAAAGAGAAAGTGCTTCGAATCGCGTGAGTGAAGCCGCGGTTTTGATTTGAATTAGACTGAAATCGGCTTTAAATCAAAAATCCGAATTTGAGCTGTGGCGCGTTAACACACGCGAGTGCCATCGGTGTGTTTTGCACCTGCAAGGCATTGGTTTTAACTCGAACGTACTGTACTCGGATAAAAATGTTTTTGGTCAAGCGATCCATTTCGATATATTATTACAAGAATAATGATTGAGAATTTTAAAAGTGATCCTTACTTaatgtaaaatgtgttttataactatgtttttaatcaataattattttaatattatatagaTTTGATAAACTTTTAAGGATTAAATTTTGAAGGTCTctaatattatttaattttcattataaacataaaaatttttatcaataaatataataatatatttatattattaactGATATCAATAAAagatatcaaatttcaccctttcTCGTCTCAATGTTTTTATTGATGcgtcaaatatttttaaaactcGTATCACTTTGCCACTTGAGCTAGAAATAAAACACCTTTGGACCCAATCATTCAAGAACTAAGTCGACCGAGCCGAGCCGATTATAAGTAGTTTTGTATGTACGGATTAGAGAAACAAAGAGATGCCTTGTAGCGGAGGTGATAATAATTGAAGGGGCAAAGGGGTCCAAACGAGGGCCCCACAGTACCTGCCACTTTTTCTCGTTCTTTGGTGGGGTCCACTCTGCGTTAACACGCCTTCCAAACTCGAATTTCGGGAGCCAAGCAGTGTTTTTTATGTATGAGTTTGACAGTATGTTACAATTGTATAAAAATAACGCAAATGAATTCTTGATTAGATAAAAGGTAAGGTAAAAAAGGGTTGAAAACTTGAACTGAATGGCAAACGTTTATACTAAGTAAAGAAATATTAAGTTGGTTTATGATTGTTAATTAGGAAACTATTGTTTACTTGTCAAGTGTCTAATTGTTCTGGTCAGGTGGTCCTTGAAGCTAGTGCACTCTCTATTTGTATCTTTCACTTTTTTCCTAATTGCATGCTTTTCTTGGATGTTTTTGCCTTAAAGAAATACCGGATGTTCATGAAAGATTTTGGTAAAAGCTGGTCCAATTTAT
The window above is part of the Tripterygium wilfordii isolate XIE 37 chromosome 3, ASM1340144v1, whole genome shotgun sequence genome. Proteins encoded here:
- the LOC119995668 gene encoding cation/H(+) antiporter 27, with product MESEISKTELNANFMATNNTTEKRLHHKTPPSTFFLSIPTISPSLLTRQRTKENHCGKANQIMNSSSFTANVTLGTRNVTIFCEPFTKLGKYSLGEDLTHFPLQLLMLQVGLVTTVTIFLQFFLQPFGQPSFVPQVLGGIAVGPSFLARDERYKRKFFSPRSEIVLDVCEAMGFTFFVFLLSVRLDLTILKKCGNLAVLIGFTSFIFPLIITLFAAHLLRRIVQLDEEVQKSLTIIATLVSTTSFHVVLHLLTDLNLLNSELGRLALSSSMISGFVSGIFLIITLALKDALETSATSMLLMQLTKVSMILISVFILRRIMLWMMRRTPDGKPLKESYTIAINIMVLVFSLWGEYTGQHYFVGPIILGLATPEGPPMGSSLSDKIGCFVSAVLMPCYTINLGRRVDTFLVSFQNFAVIEFLFVISSTVKFAAVMIPSVLYYNMPFLDGLALGFLLNCKGLVDIQIFERARQVKGVDTEVFSIIVFSALFQSAILTPLVKAVYDPSRRYVAYTRRTIQHCKRNTELRIIACIHEQENVPTLITILEASNPTRENPIGVYVLNLEGLVGTALPLLIQHNYESSSQPHKQTKTHHIFNAFRQYEFRNQGLVMVQCFTAIAPSTTMHEDVCSMALEKCASLVIIPFQTYDSPTIRTLNKMVLQKAPCSVCILFDRGQFGESRSTFTAQLTTNVCIIYLGGPDDHETLAFGARMAEHPSVRLTVLRLVAIRPHSGDLFEKRRDSNIINDFRISNRDNDNVEYREESVTEGADTARLLRSWGYNDYDLVMVGRRHDNDSPLLSGLSMWSEIEELGVVGDLLASSDSQCTASVLIVQQQASVVQEMLQSSKHTVRTP
- the LOC119993740 gene encoding sugar transport protein 1-like translates to MAGGGGVVIARGGREYAGRLTPFVLATCIVAAMGGLIFGYDIGISGGVTSMPSFLSKFFPSVYRKQQEESTTNQYCQYNSQTLTMFTSSLYLAALASSLVASTITRKFGRKLSMLFGGLLFFAGALVNGFAKAVWMLILGRLLLGFGIGFANQAVPLYLSEMAPCKYRGAFNNGFQLSITVGILMANVLNYFFAKIKGGWGWRLSLGGAMVPALIITIGSLILPDTPNSMIERNQHDEAKEKLKKIRGVEDVDEEFNDLVNASIASKKVEDPWRKLLQRKYRPHLSMAILIPFFQQFTGINVIMFYAPVLFNTIGFGNNASLMSAVITGLVNASATLVSICRVDKWGRRKLFLEGGAQMFVCQIVVAVCIAVKFGVDGNPGVLPQWYAILVVFFICVYVAGFAWSWGPLGWLVPSEIFPLEIRSAAQSLNVAVNMVFTFVVAQIFLTMLCHLKFGLFIFFAVFVVVMSAFVYFFLPETRGIPIEEMSQVWRRHWYWSRFVIDDCANGDVEMGKANGSSTIV
- the LOC119993769 gene encoding LOW QUALITY PROTEIN: patellin-6-like (The sequence of the model RefSeq protein was modified relative to this genomic sequence to represent the inferred CDS: deleted 1 base in 1 codon), producing MDSASPISIQQSLYPDPLPEASPKPSKKNFVTTLMESATIRTPSFKEDTYFISHLKPAEKKSLQELKEKLAASSEPTECSMWGIPLLNGDEKADVILLKFLRARDFRVLDSYNMLVKCLGWRKEFGADCVVEEDLGFKELEGVVAYMHGYDKEGHPICYNAYGVFRDKEMYERIFGDEEKLKKFLRWRVKVLERGIKLLHFKPGGINSIIQVTDLKDMPKRELRVASNHILSLFQDNYPEMVARKIFINVPWYFSVIYSMFSPFLTQRTKSKFVISREGNVTETLYKFIRPEDVPVQYGGLSRTSDLENGPPKPASESEFTVKGGERVNIQIEGIEAGATITWDIVVGGWDLEYSAEFVPNSEGSYTIAVEKQRKMGPSEEAVHNSFTSKEAGKMVLCVDNSASRRKKVAAYRYFVRKSTVV